A part of Myxococcus landrumus genomic DNA contains:
- a CDS encoding demethoxyubiquinone hydroxylase family protein, which yields MPQTDPFHSLVPRKMTDSELARAIRLNIEAELDAINLYAAHIDATDNEEAKAVLRHVMDEEREHAALFWQLIARLDPEQAQHAQEAVEKFKLIISGAPHESVEAVGKEGASTEVMEPGLAKRLTVGNMRP from the coding sequence ATGCCGCAGACCGACCCGTTCCACTCCCTCGTTCCCCGGAAGATGACCGACTCGGAGCTCGCGCGCGCCATCCGGCTCAACATCGAGGCGGAGCTGGACGCCATCAACCTCTACGCCGCCCACATCGACGCCACCGACAACGAGGAGGCCAAGGCCGTCCTGCGTCACGTCATGGACGAAGAGCGTGAGCACGCCGCGCTCTTCTGGCAGCTCATCGCGCGGCTGGACCCGGAGCAGGCCCAGCACGCCCAGGAGGCGGTGGAGAAGTTCAAGCTCATCATTTCGGGAGCCCCGCACGAGTCCGTGGAGGCGGTGGGCAAGGAGGGCGCGAGCACCGAGGTGATGGAGCCTGGCCTCGCCAAGCGCCTCACCGTGGGGAACATGCGGCCCTGA
- a CDS encoding DUF2019 domain-containing protein: MALESLVAQFAQHIAAQTDCILRGDSKTGNKHADKVFAAFAKLREQGDAGRDALASLLAAPRMDVRVTAAAFLLRHRTEEAKAVLEAAASGEGMAALGAQQTLKNWENGTWALDLLE, encoded by the coding sequence ATGGCGCTTGAATCTCTCGTAGCGCAGTTCGCCCAGCACATCGCCGCGCAGACTGACTGCATCCTCCGAGGGGACTCCAAGACTGGCAACAAGCACGCGGACAAGGTGTTCGCGGCATTCGCGAAGTTGCGTGAGCAGGGTGACGCAGGCCGGGATGCTCTTGCCTCCCTTCTCGCTGCTCCACGGATGGATGTCCGCGTCACTGCGGCGGCTTTCTTGCTCCGACATCGAACGGAGGAGGCAAAGGCCGTTCTTGAGGCAGCTGCCAGCGGTGAAGGAATGGCGGCCCTTGGTGCGCAGCAGACGCTCAAGAACTGGGAGAACGGGACCTGGGCCCTCGATCTCCTTGAGTGA
- a CDS encoding response regulator, translating into MNILVVDDDLELCTLLSRFLEMHGYTVYSASDALQALDILERNQVGMVITDYIMPHLDGISFTEMLKADPRFQAIPVLLMTASTDGNVIDRGLRKGVALTLNKPLDMGQLLALMRFAE; encoded by the coding sequence GTGAACATCCTTGTCGTCGACGACGATCTCGAGCTGTGCACCTTGCTCTCTCGCTTCCTGGAGATGCATGGGTACACCGTGTACTCGGCGTCGGATGCCCTCCAGGCGCTCGACATCCTCGAGCGCAACCAGGTGGGCATGGTCATCACCGACTACATCATGCCCCACCTGGACGGCATCTCCTTCACCGAGATGTTGAAGGCGGACCCGCGCTTCCAGGCCATCCCCGTGCTCCTGATGACGGCCAGCACGGATGGGAATGTCATCGACCGGGGCCTGCGCAAGGGCGTGGCCCTGACGCTGAACAAGCCGCTGGACATGGGGCAGTTGCTCGCGCTGATGCGCTTCGCCGAGTAG
- a CDS encoding TetR/AcrR family transcriptional regulator, translating into MGISERKERQRAELREHILGVAREMVVKEGFSALSMRKLAEAVEYAPATLYLHFENREAIARELCGRGFGEFLAELEPAATAQEPLERLAVMAAAYVRFGLTHPETYRLIFMEDPKLSSELFQGAPDGAGPRSFALLSGVFEDLKSAGRLSAEAQPAKLAETLWAGLHGIVSLKLTCAAFKDTSAEDLRDTLLETLVHGLPGLKPAKGAKRER; encoded by the coding sequence ATGGGGATTTCGGAGCGGAAGGAGCGGCAGCGGGCGGAGCTGCGCGAGCACATCCTGGGGGTGGCGCGGGAGATGGTGGTGAAGGAGGGGTTCAGCGCGCTGTCGATGCGCAAGTTGGCGGAGGCGGTGGAGTACGCGCCGGCGACGCTGTACCTGCACTTCGAGAACCGGGAGGCGATTGCCCGCGAGCTGTGCGGGCGGGGGTTCGGGGAGTTCCTGGCGGAGCTGGAGCCCGCAGCCACGGCGCAGGAGCCGCTGGAGCGGTTGGCGGTGATGGCGGCGGCCTATGTGCGGTTCGGGCTGACGCACCCGGAAACGTACCGGCTCATCTTCATGGAAGACCCCAAGCTGTCGAGCGAGCTCTTCCAGGGGGCCCCTGACGGGGCGGGTCCGCGTTCGTTCGCGCTGCTGAGTGGCGTGTTCGAGGACCTGAAGTCAGCGGGGAGGCTATCGGCGGAAGCGCAGCCCGCGAAGCTCGCGGAGACGCTGTGGGCGGGCCTGCATGGGATTGTGAGCCTGAAGCTGACGTGCGCGGCGTTCAAGGACACGAGCGCGGAGGATCTGCGCGACACGTTGCTGGAGACGCTGGTGCACGGGTTGCCGGGGCTGAAGCCGGCAAAGGGTGCGAAGAGAGAGCGTTGA
- a CDS encoding immunity 52 family protein, with translation MEETYYAGAYWGARRESAAECAKRLETFLSGLPSADPALARWFQLGKSRKDALKRPIVPNHGELEQLVLRGRDRVFEDLGFRVRGWNGADADEDAVDFDVLCGGYTDAVSNVCVFDLPNRGAHANRILTAPALAATLRATAIAWEPEWAIATSSTHRDLVTSTPKAGTFVGWIMYLSRRIGTVPPLPAPVRIEAVEDKGSLIILTSERFTVGNPEHVELAERVRELLGRAGLLKPIQART, from the coding sequence GTGGAAGAGACCTACTATGCTGGTGCCTACTGGGGAGCCAGGAGAGAATCAGCGGCGGAGTGCGCCAAGCGCTTGGAGACATTTCTGTCCGGTCTACCGAGCGCAGATCCAGCACTCGCACGCTGGTTTCAGCTTGGAAAGTCACGCAAGGACGCGCTGAAGCGGCCCATCGTTCCGAACCATGGAGAGCTGGAGCAACTCGTTCTTCGCGGCCGGGATCGGGTTTTTGAGGACCTTGGGTTCCGGGTACGAGGCTGGAACGGTGCTGATGCGGATGAGGATGCGGTTGATTTTGACGTCCTTTGTGGAGGCTACACAGACGCAGTGAGCAATGTTTGTGTGTTCGACCTGCCGAACCGGGGGGCGCACGCGAATCGCATTTTGACTGCTCCTGCTCTGGCGGCCACGCTGCGAGCTACCGCTATCGCGTGGGAACCAGAGTGGGCCATTGCCACTTCATCCACTCACAGAGACTTGGTGACATCCACACCGAAGGCGGGAACGTTCGTGGGCTGGATCATGTACCTGTCCCGCCGCATCGGCACTGTGCCCCCACTCCCAGCTCCAGTTCGTATCGAGGCGGTGGAGGACAAGGGGAGCCTCATCATCCTCACCTCAGAACGCTTCACCGTTGGCAACCCGGAGCATGTTGAGCTGGCGGAGCGGGTGCGAGAGCTGCTGGGCCGAGCAGGGTTGTTGAAGCCGATCCAGGCTCGAACTTAG
- a CDS encoding NAD-dependent epimerase/dehydratase family protein: MAGKVALFGASGVIGQSVANALKAQGRAYRVVGRSRASLEAQFGADPLAEVVTWNPDDPASVRAAARGVDTLIYMVGVNYWQFHLHPALMRKTLDGAIAEGVPRFVHIGSVYPYGLPRTTPVRDDHPREPHTYKGRMRKEQEDLLFAEHAAGTLQATVLRLPDFYGPGVEASFLHRAFVAAASGKRAQLIGPIDALHEFIYVPDVGPIVTALMNEPRAYGRSWNLGGPGATSQRQMVDEMYRQSGRPTKRMTMGKGMLRLLGLFDPFMRELVEMHYLMTSPVLMDDTELRQLLGEVRKTPYTEGIRQTLAFTKQHLSAVSPAPAATGRPHPVP, encoded by the coding sequence ATGGCAGGCAAGGTGGCGCTGTTCGGGGCCTCGGGAGTCATCGGGCAGAGTGTGGCGAACGCACTGAAGGCCCAGGGCAGGGCCTACCGGGTGGTGGGGCGCTCGCGTGCTTCCCTGGAAGCCCAGTTTGGCGCCGACCCGCTCGCCGAGGTCGTGACGTGGAACCCCGATGACCCGGCCTCGGTCCGAGCCGCCGCTCGCGGCGTGGACACGCTCATCTACATGGTGGGGGTCAACTACTGGCAGTTCCACCTGCACCCCGCGCTGATGCGCAAGACGCTCGACGGCGCCATCGCGGAGGGCGTCCCGCGCTTCGTCCACATCGGCTCCGTGTACCCCTACGGCCTGCCACGCACCACGCCCGTGCGCGACGACCACCCGCGCGAGCCCCACACCTACAAGGGCCGGATGCGCAAGGAGCAAGAGGACCTCCTCTTCGCCGAGCACGCCGCCGGCACCCTCCAGGCCACCGTCCTGCGCCTCCCCGACTTCTACGGCCCCGGCGTCGAGGCCAGCTTCCTGCACCGCGCCTTCGTCGCCGCCGCCTCGGGCAAGCGCGCCCAGCTCATCGGCCCCATCGACGCACTCCACGAGTTCATCTACGTCCCCGACGTCGGCCCCATCGTCACCGCGCTCATGAACGAGCCGCGCGCCTACGGCCGCTCCTGGAACCTCGGCGGCCCGGGGGCCACCAGCCAGCGGCAGATGGTCGACGAGATGTACCGACAGAGTGGCCGCCCCACGAAGCGCATGACCATGGGGAAGGGGATGCTGCGCCTGTTGGGCCTGTTCGACCCGTTCATGCGCGAGCTCGTGGAGATGCACTACCTGATGACCTCCCCCGTGCTCATGGATGACACGGAGCTGCGCCAGCTCCTCGGCGAGGTGCGCAAGACGCCCTACACGGAGGGCATCCGCCAGACGCTCGCCTTCACGAAGCAGCACCTGTCCGCCGTCAGTCCAGCCCCCGCTGCCACAGGTCGTCCTCATCCAGTCCCATGA
- the groL gene encoding chaperonin GroEL (60 kDa chaperone family; promotes refolding of misfolded polypeptides especially under stressful conditions; forms two stacked rings of heptamers to form a barrel-shaped 14mer; ends can be capped by GroES; misfolded proteins enter the barrel where they are refolded when GroES binds), which translates to MAAKEIFFHQSAREAILRGVRTLADAVAVTLGPKGRNVVIEKSFGSPTVTKDGVTVAKEIDLENKFENMGAQMVKEVASKTSDKAGDGTTTATVLARAIYEEGLKLVAAGHSPMDLKRGIDKAVEVVVEELKKLSKPTSDKKAIAQVGTISANGDETIGTIIADAMEKVGKEGVITVEEAKGLETTLSVVEGMQFDRGYVSPYFVTNRERMEVVLDDPYILISEKKISSMQDMVPILEQVARSGKPLLLIADDIEGEALATLVVNKIRGVLNVAAVKAPGFGDRRKEMLKDIATLTGGMVVSEELGHKYENLTLNDLGRAKRITVDKDNTTVVDGNGKKAEIEGRIKLIRGQIDTVTSDYDREKLQERLAKLVGGVAVINVGAATETEMKEKKARVEDALHATRAAVEEGIVPGGGVAYLRTLGALEALKPGGEQNFGVEIIRRALQEPLRKIASNAGVEGAVVINKVREGKGAYGYNARTDVYEDLEKAGVIDPTKVERTALQNAASVASLLLTTEAMVAERPKGKSKGAGAGGGMPDYGGDDMEY; encoded by the coding sequence ATGGCAGCGAAGGAGATTTTCTTCCACCAGTCCGCGCGTGAGGCCATCCTGCGAGGCGTCCGCACTCTGGCGGACGCGGTCGCGGTGACGCTCGGCCCCAAGGGCCGCAACGTGGTCATCGAGAAGAGCTTTGGCTCGCCCACGGTCACCAAGGACGGCGTCACCGTCGCCAAGGAGATCGACCTCGAGAACAAGTTCGAGAACATGGGCGCGCAGATGGTGAAGGAGGTCGCGTCGAAGACCTCCGACAAGGCGGGCGACGGCACCACGACGGCGACGGTGCTGGCTCGGGCCATCTACGAGGAGGGCCTGAAGCTGGTGGCCGCGGGCCACAGCCCGATGGACCTCAAGCGGGGCATCGACAAGGCGGTGGAGGTGGTGGTGGAGGAGCTGAAGAAGCTCTCCAAGCCCACGTCCGACAAGAAGGCCATTGCCCAGGTGGGAACCATCTCCGCGAACGGGGATGAGACCATCGGCACCATCATCGCCGACGCGATGGAGAAGGTGGGCAAGGAGGGCGTCATCACCGTCGAGGAGGCCAAGGGCCTCGAGACGACGCTCTCGGTGGTGGAGGGCATGCAGTTCGACCGTGGCTACGTCTCGCCGTACTTCGTGACGAACCGCGAGCGGATGGAAGTCGTCCTGGACGACCCGTACATCCTCATCAGCGAGAAGAAGATCTCCTCGATGCAGGACATGGTGCCCATCCTGGAGCAGGTGGCGCGCTCGGGTAAGCCGTTGCTGCTCATCGCCGACGACATCGAGGGCGAGGCGCTGGCCACGCTCGTGGTGAACAAGATTCGCGGCGTGCTGAACGTGGCCGCGGTGAAGGCGCCGGGCTTCGGCGACCGCCGCAAGGAGATGCTGAAGGACATCGCCACGCTGACCGGTGGCATGGTCGTCAGCGAGGAGCTGGGCCACAAGTACGAGAACCTCACGCTCAACGACCTGGGCCGCGCCAAGCGCATCACGGTGGACAAGGACAACACCACCGTCGTCGACGGCAACGGCAAGAAGGCGGAGATCGAGGGCCGCATCAAGCTCATCCGTGGGCAGATCGACACGGTCACCAGCGACTATGACCGCGAGAAGCTCCAGGAGCGTCTGGCGAAGCTGGTGGGCGGCGTGGCCGTCATCAACGTCGGCGCGGCGACCGAGACGGAGATGAAGGAGAAGAAGGCCCGCGTCGAGGACGCGCTGCATGCGACCCGCGCGGCCGTCGAGGAGGGCATCGTCCCGGGCGGCGGCGTGGCGTACCTGCGCACGCTGGGCGCGCTCGAGGCGCTCAAGCCGGGTGGCGAGCAGAACTTCGGCGTGGAGATCATCCGCCGCGCGCTCCAGGAGCCGCTGCGGAAGATCGCCAGCAACGCGGGCGTCGAGGGTGCCGTCGTCATCAACAAGGTTCGCGAGGGCAAGGGCGCGTACGGCTACAACGCGCGCACGGACGTCTACGAGGACCTGGAGAAGGCCGGCGTCATCGACCCGACGAAGGTGGAGCGCACCGCGCTGCAGAACGCGGCCTCCGTCGCGTCCCTGCTGCTGACCACCGAGGCCATGGTCGCCGAGCGCCCGAAGGGCAAGTCCAAGGGCGCCGGGGCTGGCGGGGGCATGCCGGACTACGGCGGCGACGACATGGAGTACTGA
- a CDS encoding Tox-REase-5 domain-containing protein, which yields MAGSSLTPTHAARLLNVLLGKDVTLGQFPARVAVGFMLREVLDTGEVSRAELVRRSERFTHLAVLRPDGYLAWVRTGRTQQKVEPVEWKDGAFRAHGFELGRFYDGRTGVFRLLDGELREANGFPIADVHDDADVVSRSLDGAEEAFVGLALAVGKFFSTSPAENLEAFRQMPGAVVALLESSPEYLERFKYMTRGEQVQVVSKMVTNLVATWGAASTTARTLQGAKLATVEAPWLSLSPHGAIALERVAVPVGRAAAVLSGGPGAAIILQRAGTEAKQGGPAKGPGQWGPAKESVKPRARGYQEQVTGHSADEAYWVGGVGKDSGGVKFDGFEKGVLLEAKGPGYAKFFEGLNPKRWFKNSGAKALGEQAQRQLRAVRSTNTPIRWHVAEERAADAIRKLLANYNASSIEVVFTPPVM from the coding sequence GTGGCGGGCAGCTCGCTCACCCCCACTCATGCGGCACGACTGCTGAACGTGCTGCTGGGCAAGGACGTGACGCTGGGTCAGTTCCCGGCGCGCGTCGCGGTGGGCTTCATGCTGCGCGAAGTCCTCGACACGGGAGAGGTGTCACGGGCCGAACTGGTGCGGCGGTCCGAGCGATTCACCCACCTCGCGGTGCTGCGGCCCGACGGGTATCTCGCGTGGGTCCGGACGGGGAGGACGCAGCAGAAGGTGGAGCCCGTCGAGTGGAAGGATGGGGCTTTCCGCGCGCACGGCTTCGAGCTGGGCCGGTTCTACGACGGACGCACGGGTGTCTTCCGGCTGTTGGATGGTGAGCTGCGGGAGGCCAACGGGTTCCCCATAGCGGATGTCCACGACGATGCCGATGTCGTCAGTCGCTCACTGGACGGTGCCGAAGAGGCATTCGTGGGGTTGGCCCTCGCGGTGGGGAAGTTCTTCTCAACATCCCCAGCGGAGAACCTCGAAGCGTTCCGACAGATGCCCGGTGCCGTGGTCGCGCTGCTGGAGTCGTCGCCCGAGTATCTGGAGCGCTTCAAGTACATGACGCGGGGCGAGCAGGTCCAGGTCGTCTCGAAGATGGTGACGAACCTCGTAGCCACCTGGGGAGCGGCATCCACGACCGCGCGCACGTTGCAGGGGGCGAAGCTAGCCACGGTGGAGGCTCCGTGGCTCTCGCTGTCACCCCACGGTGCGATTGCCCTGGAGCGCGTGGCCGTGCCGGTAGGACGAGCTGCGGCGGTGCTGAGTGGTGGGCCCGGAGCTGCCATCATCCTTCAGCGGGCGGGCACGGAGGCGAAGCAGGGTGGACCGGCCAAGGGCCCCGGCCAGTGGGGACCCGCAAAAGAGTCCGTGAAGCCCCGTGCCCGGGGATACCAGGAACAAGTCACGGGCCACTCGGCGGACGAGGCATACTGGGTCGGAGGAGTCGGCAAGGACAGCGGAGGCGTGAAGTTCGATGGATTCGAGAAGGGTGTCCTGCTGGAAGCGAAGGGACCGGGCTATGCCAAGTTCTTTGAGGGGCTCAACCCGAAACGCTGGTTCAAGAACTCAGGGGCAAAGGCTCTTGGCGAGCAAGCCCAACGCCAGCTCCGTGCGGTTCGTTCCACAAACACGCCCATCCGCTGGCACGTCGCAGAGGAGCGCGCGGCCGATGCGATTCGGAAGCTGCTGGCCAACTACAACGCATCAAGCATTGAAGTGGTGTTTACGCCCCCAGTGATGTGA
- a CDS encoding metallopeptidase family protein — protein sequence MEKRTGKRSGSGDPKARLEAVADAFEAGDMEAALAQVEGLLSDAPELPEALHYRAAVLAELGRLEDAGRAYGQALKAAPEDLEILLGAADCLVCQAGEDREAVEEGLGLCARGKRLAERADDVEMLYEFLLLEGMGHNQMGECEQALVSLDAALGHMPRSKEARLERGIALFELCRFEVARAEFDAVLKDAGDEAWAHHYLGLMAERRGDLKEAKRRFDKAQSLVPEDFPPPVELGEAEFDRAVEDAVKALPRHAKQYLDNVTIAVEDIPSEEDLVGQSPPLSPCILGVFRGTPVGERSVTNAYDHLTASIVLYQKNLERFARTREELIEQIGITVMHEVGHLMGLDEDDLWQRGLD from the coding sequence ATGGAGAAGCGGACCGGGAAGCGATCGGGGTCGGGGGACCCGAAGGCGCGTCTGGAGGCGGTGGCGGATGCCTTCGAGGCGGGCGACATGGAGGCGGCGTTGGCACAGGTGGAAGGTCTGCTTTCGGACGCACCGGAGCTGCCGGAGGCCCTGCACTACCGAGCGGCGGTGCTCGCGGAGCTGGGCCGCCTGGAGGACGCGGGCCGGGCCTATGGCCAGGCCCTGAAGGCGGCGCCGGAGGACCTTGAAATCCTGCTGGGCGCGGCCGACTGCCTGGTCTGCCAGGCGGGCGAGGACCGCGAGGCGGTGGAGGAAGGCCTGGGCCTGTGTGCGCGAGGCAAGCGGCTGGCCGAGCGCGCCGACGACGTGGAGATGCTCTACGAGTTCCTCTTGCTGGAGGGCATGGGGCACAACCAGATGGGCGAGTGCGAGCAGGCGTTGGTGAGCCTGGACGCGGCGCTCGGCCACATGCCGCGCTCGAAGGAGGCAAGGCTGGAGCGGGGCATCGCCCTGTTCGAGCTGTGCCGCTTCGAGGTCGCCCGCGCCGAGTTCGATGCGGTGTTGAAGGACGCGGGCGACGAGGCGTGGGCACACCACTACCTGGGGCTGATGGCGGAGCGGCGGGGCGACCTCAAGGAGGCGAAGCGGCGCTTCGACAAGGCGCAGTCACTGGTGCCCGAGGACTTCCCGCCCCCGGTGGAGCTGGGTGAGGCGGAGTTCGACCGCGCGGTGGAGGACGCGGTGAAGGCGCTGCCTCGGCATGCGAAGCAGTACCTGGACAACGTCACCATCGCGGTGGAGGACATCCCGTCGGAGGAGGACCTGGTGGGGCAGTCCCCTCCCCTGTCGCCCTGCATCCTCGGAGTCTTCCGAGGCACCCCCGTGGGTGAGCGCAGCGTGACGAACGCGTACGACCACCTGACGGCGTCCATCGTGCTCTACCAGAAGAACCTGGAGCGCTTCGCGAGGACGCGCGAGGAGCTCATCGAGCAGATTGGAATCACCGTGATGCACGAGGTCGGTCACCTCATGGGACTGGATGAGGACGACCTGTGGCAGCGGGGGCTGGACTGA
- the sinK gene encoding hybrid histidine protein kinase/response regulator SinK, whose translation METPAPLAQLLQALDAGDVPAARAAAAALQRSGLHATQLAAEVLHELRQPLLGVKAYAQLLAEDGGSTGPLRLLMAQVERMEQIVSDFIRLASERPAPQQRLSLAAPIWAAAKIFSVNPDSARMSLEVEAPEDIFVQGNSRLIEQLTLNLLNNARDAMSGRGRVKVVLTTVGSAPVLYVADWGPGIPDELREKIFEPYVTASKRGTGLGLSVCRRIAQEHDARIDLAPHGALRDVPPPATVFRVLFPASEVAPGRRKRLLVVDDETIIRMVFRDLMGKECEVIEAASGEEALDLLRESPVDLIVTDKNLPGLSGLELAQQARRLSASSRVILMTGYPSLVTTQQALELGVVDYLLKPFDDIREVRALLRSTLSAPPPQPSAVAQVKRVDVLEDNPATAAQISEALELAGLEARVLPTSELIALEPPAGVVVSWDFAPAYGRKALELGKALAQGAPFVVLAEHLTMETALESLRAGAAACLPKLLSDTTALSRELSRAFKKGVP comes from the coding sequence ATGGAGACTCCCGCGCCGCTCGCCCAACTGCTCCAGGCCCTGGACGCGGGGGACGTGCCTGCCGCGCGCGCGGCGGCGGCGGCGCTCCAGCGCTCCGGGCTCCATGCCACGCAGTTGGCCGCGGAAGTCCTTCACGAGCTGCGTCAGCCCCTGCTCGGCGTGAAGGCCTACGCCCAGCTCCTCGCCGAGGACGGCGGCTCCACCGGCCCCTTGCGCCTGCTGATGGCCCAGGTGGAGAGGATGGAGCAGATTGTCTCCGACTTCATCCGGCTCGCCAGCGAGCGCCCCGCGCCGCAGCAGCGCCTGTCCCTGGCCGCCCCCATCTGGGCCGCCGCGAAAATTTTCAGCGTCAACCCGGATTCGGCGCGCATGTCGCTGGAGGTGGAGGCCCCCGAGGACATCTTCGTGCAGGGCAACTCGCGCCTCATCGAGCAGCTCACGTTGAACCTGCTCAACAACGCGCGCGACGCGATGTCCGGCCGAGGACGCGTGAAGGTGGTGCTCACCACCGTGGGCTCGGCGCCCGTGCTGTATGTGGCGGACTGGGGCCCCGGCATCCCCGACGAGCTGCGCGAGAAGATCTTCGAACCGTACGTCACCGCGAGCAAGCGAGGCACGGGCCTGGGCCTGTCCGTCTGCCGCCGCATCGCGCAGGAGCACGACGCGCGCATCGACCTGGCACCCCACGGAGCGCTGCGCGACGTGCCGCCTCCGGCCACGGTGTTCCGCGTCCTCTTCCCCGCGTCCGAGGTGGCCCCTGGACGGCGCAAGCGGCTGCTCGTGGTGGATGACGAGACCATCATCCGCATGGTGTTCCGCGACCTGATGGGCAAGGAGTGCGAGGTCATCGAGGCGGCGAGCGGCGAGGAGGCACTGGACCTCCTGCGCGAATCCCCCGTGGACCTCATCGTCACGGACAAGAACCTGCCGGGCCTGTCTGGACTCGAGCTGGCGCAGCAGGCGCGACGGCTCTCCGCCTCGTCGCGGGTCATCCTGATGACGGGCTACCCCTCGCTCGTGACGACGCAGCAGGCGTTGGAGCTGGGCGTGGTGGACTACCTGCTCAAGCCCTTCGACGACATCCGCGAGGTGCGCGCCCTCCTCCGCTCGACGCTGTCCGCGCCGCCTCCGCAGCCGAGCGCGGTGGCCCAGGTCAAGCGGGTGGATGTGCTGGAGGACAATCCCGCCACGGCGGCGCAGATCTCCGAGGCGCTGGAGCTGGCCGGACTGGAAGCCCGCGTGCTGCCGACCTCGGAGCTCATCGCGTTGGAGCCTCCCGCGGGCGTGGTGGTGAGCTGGGACTTCGCGCCGGCCTATGGGCGCAAGGCGCTGGAGCTGGGCAAGGCCCTGGCCCAAGGCGCGCCCTTCGTGGTGCTCGCCGAGCACCTCACGATGGAGACCGCGCTGGAGTCGCTGCGCGCGGGGGCGGCGGCATGCCTGCCCAAGCTGCTGTCCGACACCACGGCGCTCAGCCGAGAGCTGAGCCGCGCATTCAAGAAAGGCGTCCCATGA
- the sinM gene encoding signal integration modulator SinM, with translation MRLALLFVLVLGVACSSNRPPGPGEPDAGGPEDSGSRPDGGTPEDDGGTREDGGSTDDGGTPGDGGTGEEDAGSCEPPTSVRETILVPGLNTPRRLAVDATDLYISESHSLRPGQVDGEGQLLRLPRAGGDVVSVAKGFIAPDAIAVDSKNIYVLDQMGLWRVNKATGERGTVPIEASVNNVITGGTEVLATRVNGRDVVVVATGARRLIRVDTVGATPSSVVLFEGAPGTQVRGARVDGINVWFLVTGGGEPGLYRAALDESTPPQRVDPSITSGTSLELTPTHFLITEGTGGAGRVLKVSRPGGDSARVLAEGLQGPMFPVELNGAVYFKESVASGSAFLRRVRGCPPGITDAVGPEGTGPGGLIVDGNTLLYTSQESGTRGAVGRIP, from the coding sequence ATGAGACTCGCGCTCCTGTTCGTCCTGGTGCTGGGTGTGGCGTGTTCCTCGAACAGGCCCCCGGGACCGGGCGAACCGGACGCGGGGGGACCGGAGGACTCGGGCTCACGGCCCGATGGAGGGACTCCAGAGGATGACGGCGGCACCCGAGAGGATGGGGGCTCGACGGACGATGGCGGCACTCCGGGAGACGGCGGCACCGGCGAAGAAGACGCGGGGAGCTGTGAGCCTCCCACGTCGGTGCGCGAGACGATTCTCGTGCCCGGCCTGAACACCCCGAGGCGGCTCGCGGTGGACGCGACGGACCTCTACATCTCCGAGTCCCACTCGCTGCGTCCCGGACAGGTCGATGGCGAGGGACAACTGCTCCGGCTTCCTCGCGCGGGGGGCGACGTGGTCTCCGTCGCCAAGGGCTTCATCGCCCCCGACGCCATCGCCGTGGACTCGAAGAACATCTACGTGCTGGACCAGATGGGCTTGTGGCGCGTGAACAAGGCCACCGGGGAACGAGGCACCGTGCCCATCGAGGCGTCGGTGAACAACGTCATCACGGGTGGCACGGAGGTCCTCGCCACCCGGGTGAATGGCAGGGACGTCGTCGTCGTCGCGACCGGCGCGCGGAGGCTCATCCGGGTCGACACCGTCGGTGCCACGCCTTCGTCCGTCGTGCTCTTCGAGGGTGCTCCTGGCACCCAGGTCCGCGGCGCCCGCGTCGACGGAATCAACGTCTGGTTCCTCGTCACGGGCGGAGGCGAGCCGGGCCTCTACCGCGCGGCCCTGGACGAGAGCACCCCACCGCAGCGCGTGGACCCGAGCATCACCTCGGGCACTTCGCTGGAGCTCACGCCCACGCACTTCCTCATCACCGAGGGAACTGGTGGCGCGGGCCGGGTCCTCAAGGTGTCTCGACCGGGAGGAGACTCGGCGCGAGTGCTCGCGGAGGGACTGCAAGGCCCCATGTTCCCGGTGGAGCTCAACGGCGCGGTCTACTTCAAGGAGTCCGTGGCGAGCGGCTCGGCCTTCCTGCGTCGCGTCCGTGGCTGTCCGCCTGGCATCACCGACGCGGTCGGCCCCGAGGGCACGGGACCCGGGGGCCTCATCGTCGACGGGAACACCCTGCTCTACACCTCGCAGGAGAGCGGCACCCGGGGCGCCGTGGGCCGCATCCCCTGA